In a genomic window of Streptomyces koelreuteriae:
- a CDS encoding cation:proton antiporter produces the protein MHSAVLLIEFGSIILGLGLLGRFAARFRLSPIPLYLLAGLAFGEGGLLPLGASEEFVATGAEIGVILLLLMLGLEYTASDLVSNLKTHYPSGLVDCALNALPGAAMALLLGWGPVAAVVLAGVTWISSSGVIAKVLGDLGRVGNRETPVILSVLVLEDLAMAVYLPIVTALVAGVGLMAGSMTLAIALGAAGLVLFLAVRYGRLISRFVSSDDPEKLLLVVLGLTILVAGVAQQLQVSAAVGAFLVGIALSGEVAEGAHTLLSPLRDLFAAVFFVFFGLHTDPSSIPPVLLPALALAVVTALTKIATGYWAARRAGISVKGRWRAGGALVARGEFSIVIAGLAVAAGIEPSLGPLATAYVLILVVLGPLTARYTEPVAMWWSGRREARRGTPEPAPRKTEAEAPVGD, from the coding sequence GTGCACTCCGCGGTCCTGCTCATCGAGTTCGGTTCCATCATCCTCGGCCTCGGCCTGCTCGGACGGTTCGCCGCCCGTTTCCGGCTCTCGCCGATACCGCTGTACCTCCTGGCCGGTCTGGCCTTCGGCGAGGGCGGGCTGCTGCCGCTGGGCGCGAGCGAGGAGTTCGTCGCCACGGGCGCCGAGATCGGCGTCATCCTGCTCCTGCTGATGCTGGGCCTGGAGTACACGGCGAGCGATCTCGTCTCCAACCTCAAGACGCACTACCCGTCCGGACTGGTCGACTGCGCGCTCAACGCACTGCCCGGAGCGGCGATGGCGCTGCTGCTCGGCTGGGGGCCGGTGGCCGCCGTCGTCCTGGCCGGTGTCACCTGGATCTCGTCGTCCGGCGTGATCGCGAAGGTGCTCGGCGATCTGGGCCGGGTCGGCAACCGCGAGACCCCCGTCATCCTCAGCGTCCTGGTGCTGGAGGACCTGGCGATGGCCGTGTACCTGCCCATCGTCACGGCACTGGTGGCGGGCGTCGGGCTGATGGCCGGCAGCATGACCCTGGCGATCGCGCTGGGCGCGGCCGGGCTCGTGCTGTTCCTGGCCGTGCGCTACGGCCGGCTCATCTCGAGGTTCGTCTCCAGCGACGACCCGGAGAAGCTGCTGCTGGTGGTGCTGGGCCTGACCATCCTGGTCGCGGGCGTCGCGCAGCAGCTCCAGGTGTCGGCGGCGGTCGGCGCCTTCCTGGTGGGCATCGCGCTGTCGGGCGAGGTGGCGGAGGGTGCGCACACCCTGCTCAGCCCCTTGCGGGACCTGTTCGCGGCGGTCTTCTTCGTCTTCTTCGGACTGCACACCGACCCGTCCAGCATCCCGCCCGTCCTGCTGCCCGCCCTCGCGCTGGCCGTCGTCACGGCCCTGACGAAGATCGCCACCGGGTACTGGGCGGCCCGGCGCGCCGGGATCTCCGTCAAGGGCCGCTGGCGTGCGGGCGGTGCGCTGGTGGCCCGGGGCGAGTTCTCGATCGTCATCGCCGGTCTGGCGGTCGCGGCCGGTATCGAACCGTCCCTCGGCCCCCTGGCCACGGCCTATGTCCTCATCCTGGTCGTCCTCGGCCCCCTCACCGCGCGCTACACGGAGCCGGTGGCGATGTGGTGGAGCGGACGCCGCGAGGCCCGCCGGGGAACCCCGGAGCCCGCGCCCCGGAAGACCGAGGCGGAGGCGCCGGTGGGCGACTGA
- a CDS encoding AAA family ATPase, with protein MTIPRAYFVIGPAGSGKSTVARLLARLTGAAYIDKDTACTRLTEALLELAGTDPSERDLNPYYQSAVMDLEYLTILDLARDNLAVGRPVVLDAPFGRYFSRPEYLAEVAERHAWPRQAEAVVVRVETDSETARARVRARGCARDLSKLADWDAFWRKSQDNACRWSSRHSLVFDNRADGVAPDAVARALGGLGGLAEDTARGFTAR; from the coding sequence ATGACGATTCCACGGGCCTACTTCGTGATCGGGCCGGCCGGGTCGGGAAAGAGCACCGTGGCCCGGTTGCTCGCCCGGCTGACCGGGGCGGCCTACATCGACAAGGACACCGCCTGCACCCGCCTCACGGAGGCGCTCCTGGAACTCGCCGGCACGGATCCCTCCGAGCGGGACCTCAACCCGTATTACCAGTCGGCGGTGATGGACCTGGAGTATCTGACCATCCTGGATCTGGCGCGCGACAACCTCGCGGTGGGCCGGCCGGTCGTCCTGGACGCCCCGTTCGGCCGGTACTTCTCCCGCCCGGAGTACCTCGCCGAGGTGGCCGAGCGTCACGCCTGGCCCCGGCAGGCCGAAGCGGTGGTGGTGCGGGTCGAGACCGACTCCGAGACCGCCCGGGCCCGTGTCCGTGCCCGTGGCTGCGCTCGGGACCTGTCCAAGCTCGCCGACTGGGACGCCTTCTGGCGGAAGTCCCAGGACAACGCGTGCCGGTGGTCGAGCCGTCACAGCCTGGTGTTCGACAACCGGGCCGACGGTGTCGCTCCGGACGCGGTCGCACGCGCGCTGGGCGGGCTCGGCGGGCTCGCCGAGGACACCGCGCGGGGGTTCACGGCTCGATGA
- a CDS encoding sensor histidine kinase: MSLFWRIFSLNAVGLVVATALLLGPVTVSTPVLAGEALVLLGGLVMLLAGNALVLRFGLAPLQRLGRSMATADLLRPGSRPVVAGPAETAALITTYNTMLDRLEAERAAGAARALSAQERERHRIARELHDEVGQTLTAVLLQLKRVADRAPEDLREEVGQAQEATRAGLDEIRRIARRLRPGVLEELGLASALRSLASEFTTHGLTVRHQVTGDLPALSPEAELVVYRVAQEGLTNTARHAGADRAELRLQQVPGGVELLVRDNGTGVGDAPEGAGITGMRERALLIGAALTVEPAPGRGTDVRLGVPVTEGAR; encoded by the coding sequence GTGTCGTTGTTCTGGCGGATCTTCTCGCTCAACGCCGTGGGCCTGGTCGTGGCCACCGCGTTGCTGCTCGGCCCGGTCACCGTGTCCACCCCCGTCCTCGCGGGCGAGGCGCTCGTCCTGCTCGGCGGCCTGGTGATGCTGCTGGCGGGCAACGCGCTGGTGCTGCGCTTCGGCCTCGCGCCCCTGCAACGGCTCGGCAGGTCCATGGCCACCGCCGACCTGCTGCGCCCGGGATCGCGCCCGGTGGTCGCCGGACCGGCGGAGACGGCCGCGCTGATCACGACGTACAACACGATGCTCGACCGGCTGGAGGCCGAGCGGGCCGCGGGCGCCGCCCGGGCCCTGTCCGCACAGGAGCGCGAACGCCACCGGATCGCCCGTGAGCTGCACGACGAGGTCGGGCAGACCCTGACCGCCGTCCTGCTCCAGCTCAAGCGGGTCGCCGACCGGGCGCCCGAGGATCTGCGCGAGGAGGTGGGCCAGGCGCAGGAGGCGACCCGGGCCGGTCTGGACGAGATCCGCCGGATCGCCCGCCGGCTGCGCCCCGGTGTCCTGGAGGAGCTGGGGCTGGCCAGTGCCCTGCGCTCGCTCGCCTCCGAGTTCACGACCCATGGGCTGACCGTGCGCCACCAGGTCACCGGCGACCTCCCCGCCCTCAGTCCGGAAGCGGAACTCGTCGTCTACCGGGTGGCCCAGGAAGGCCTGACCAATACCGCCCGGCATGCCGGCGCCGACCGCGCCGAACTCCGCCTCCAGCAGGTACCCGGCGGCGTCGAACTCCTCGTACGCGACAACGGCACGGGCGTCGGCGACGCCCCGGAGGGCGCCGGCATCACGGGCATGCGCGAACGCGCCCTCCTGATCGGCGCCGCCCTCACCGTCGAACCGGCCCCCGGCCGGGGCACGGACGTACGCCTGGGCGTGCCGGTGACGGAAGGAGCCCGCTGA
- a CDS encoding sensor histidine kinase: protein MRTRLLPLLIILMAAVLLALGVPLAVSLAGAQQQKVVVDRIDDTARFAALAQFVTDSPTGTAGAFENERLATLSSELDSYYDVYGIRAGVFYRSGSAMAHAPARWSLPEEGEVRDAFEEALLSRRSHDPKQVWPWQRHNLVVASPVIRDGDVVAVVVTDSPTGQMRSRTLHGWLVIGAGEGAAMLLAVGAALRLTGWVLRPVRVLDATTHDIATGRLKSRVAAAGGPPELRRLARSFNEMADNVEDVLEQQRAFVADASHQLRNPLAALLLRIELLSFELPEGNKEIASVQGEGKRLAQVLDDLLDLALAEHTEADLRITDIGELAAERLAAWAPTAEAKGVRLVGDCPPTTAWADPVALSSALDAVIDNAVKFTPEDQSVEVTVAPEGDTSTIVVTDHGPGLTDEELARVGDRFWRSGRHQNIKGSGLGLSISRALLAAGGGSITYDRHEPHGLRVTVRVPRSGPTA from the coding sequence GTGCGCACTCGTCTGCTCCCGCTGCTGATCATCCTGATGGCGGCCGTGCTGCTCGCGCTCGGGGTCCCGCTCGCCGTCAGTCTGGCCGGGGCCCAGCAGCAGAAGGTCGTCGTCGACCGGATCGACGACACCGCGCGCTTCGCCGCCCTCGCCCAGTTCGTCACCGACTCGCCCACCGGCACGGCCGGGGCGTTCGAGAACGAGCGTCTGGCCACGCTCAGCAGCGAGCTCGACAGCTACTACGACGTCTACGGCATCCGGGCCGGTGTCTTCTACCGCAGCGGCAGTGCCATGGCTCATGCACCGGCCAGGTGGTCCCTGCCGGAAGAGGGCGAGGTGCGCGACGCCTTCGAGGAGGCGCTGCTCAGCCGCCGCAGCCACGACCCGAAGCAGGTCTGGCCCTGGCAGCGCCACAACCTGGTGGTCGCCTCGCCGGTCATCCGGGACGGGGACGTCGTCGCGGTCGTCGTCACCGACTCGCCCACCGGGCAGATGCGCTCGCGCACCCTGCACGGCTGGCTGGTCATCGGCGCGGGCGAGGGCGCCGCGATGCTGCTGGCCGTCGGCGCCGCCCTGCGGCTGACCGGCTGGGTCCTGCGGCCGGTGCGCGTCCTCGACGCCACCACCCACGACATCGCCACCGGCCGGCTCAAGTCCCGGGTCGCGGCCGCCGGCGGTCCGCCGGAACTCAGGCGTCTGGCCCGGTCGTTCAATGAGATGGCGGACAACGTCGAGGACGTGCTGGAGCAGCAGCGCGCCTTCGTCGCGGACGCCTCGCACCAGCTCCGCAACCCGCTCGCGGCGCTGCTGCTCCGTATCGAGCTGCTCTCCTTCGAGCTGCCCGAGGGCAACAAGGAGATCGCCTCCGTCCAGGGCGAGGGCAAGCGCCTCGCGCAGGTCCTGGACGATCTGCTGGATCTGGCGCTGGCGGAGCACACCGAGGCGGACCTGCGGATCACCGACATCGGCGAGCTCGCCGCCGAACGCCTCGCGGCCTGGGCCCCGACCGCCGAGGCCAAGGGCGTGCGCCTGGTCGGCGACTGCCCGCCCACGACCGCCTGGGCCGACCCGGTCGCGCTGTCCAGCGCGCTGGACGCGGTCATCGACAACGCGGTGAAGTTCACGCCCGAGGACCAGAGCGTCGAGGTGACCGTCGCCCCCGAAGGCGACACCTCCACCATCGTCGTCACCGACCACGGCCCCGGCCTCACCGACGAGGAGCTGGCCCGGGTCGGCGACCGCTTCTGGCGCAGCGGCCGCCACCAGAACATCAAGGGCTCGGGCCTCGGACTGTCCATCTCGCGGGCACTGCTCGCGGCGGGCGGCGGTTCGATCACGTACGACCGTCATGAGCCGCACGGGCTGCGGGTGACGGTGAGAGTGCCGAGGTCGGGCCCTACGGCTTGA
- a CDS encoding TAXI family TRAP transporter solute-binding subunit gives MSQMFPRIGRRRALQGGTASLLVLGLLLWWLRPWAEEPPGGSITFSTGTRAGVYHEYGELLRAEIDQDMPDLGVRLLTSAGSQENVSDVATGKADFAIAAADAVATYKLDNGAGAGRLRGMARLYDDYLQLVVPPDSDIRSVADLRGKRVAIGLPNSGVRLIANGVLKAAGIDPEKDIKPSSDGIDTGPRRLGHGLDAFFWSGGLPTDGLSRLAKKSASAFRFVPIDVGLVAKLHDQGGATRYYRATKMPESAYPTIQRGDPVPTLAVSNVLLTRSDMDPRLTEWLTRTVIDSRDGIGATVHSAQLVDVRTAIYTDPLQLHRGAQRYYQSVKP, from the coding sequence ATGTCCCAGATGTTCCCCCGTATCGGCAGGCGCCGGGCCCTGCAGGGCGGCACGGCCTCCCTCCTGGTCCTCGGGCTGCTGCTGTGGTGGCTGCGCCCCTGGGCCGAGGAGCCGCCGGGCGGGTCGATCACGTTCAGCACGGGCACGCGCGCCGGGGTCTACCACGAGTACGGCGAACTCCTGCGCGCCGAGATCGACCAGGACATGCCGGACCTCGGGGTGCGCCTGCTGACCAGCGCCGGGTCGCAGGAGAACGTCTCGGACGTGGCGACGGGCAAGGCCGACTTCGCCATCGCGGCGGCCGACGCGGTCGCCACGTACAAGCTCGACAACGGCGCGGGCGCCGGCCGGCTGCGCGGCATGGCCCGCCTGTACGACGACTACCTGCAGCTCGTCGTGCCGCCCGACTCGGACATCCGCTCCGTCGCGGACCTGCGGGGCAAGCGTGTGGCCATAGGGCTGCCGAACTCCGGCGTGCGGCTGATCGCGAACGGCGTGCTCAAGGCGGCCGGGATCGACCCGGAGAAGGACATCAAGCCCTCCTCGGACGGCATCGACACCGGACCCCGGCGACTGGGGCACGGCCTCGACGCTTTCTTCTGGTCGGGCGGACTGCCCACGGACGGGCTCAGCCGCCTCGCCAAGAAATCGGCCTCCGCCTTCCGCTTCGTGCCGATCGACGTCGGGCTCGTGGCCAAGCTGCACGACCAGGGCGGTGCCACGCGGTACTACCGCGCCACCAAGATGCCGGAGTCGGCCTACCCCACGATCCAGCGCGGTGACCCGGTGCCGACCCTGGCGGTGTCCAACGTGCTGCTCACGCGCAGCGACATGGACCCCCGGCTCACCGAATGGCTGACCCGTACGGTGATCGACAGCCGGGACGGCATCGGCGCGACCGTCCACTCCGCCCAGCTCGTCGATGTCCGCACCGCGATCTACACCGACCCGCTCCAGCTGCATCGCGGCGCCCAGCGCTACTACCAGTCGGTCAAGCCGTAG
- a CDS encoding response regulator, with translation MTAPTAAPTPIRVLLADDHTLVRRGVRLILDGEPDLTVVAEAGDGAEAVAKARETAVDLAVLDVAMPRMTGLQAARELSRRLPDLHILILTMYDNEEYFFEALRAGASGYVLKSVADRDLVEACRAAVRDEPFIYPGAERALVRSYLERLHRGDGLPERAITEREEEILKLVAEGHTSKEIGELLFISAKTVERHRANLLQKLGMRDRLELTRYAIRAGLIEP, from the coding sequence ATGACCGCCCCCACCGCCGCCCCCACCCCGATCCGCGTCCTGCTCGCCGACGACCACACCCTCGTACGCCGGGGAGTGCGCCTCATCCTGGACGGGGAGCCGGACCTGACGGTCGTCGCCGAGGCCGGGGACGGTGCCGAGGCTGTCGCCAAGGCCCGGGAGACCGCCGTGGACCTGGCCGTCCTCGATGTCGCCATGCCGCGTATGACCGGCCTCCAGGCAGCCCGCGAACTCTCCCGCCGACTGCCCGACCTGCACATCCTGATTCTGACGATGTACGACAACGAGGAGTACTTCTTCGAGGCGCTCAGGGCCGGTGCCAGCGGCTACGTCCTCAAGTCCGTCGCCGACCGCGACCTGGTCGAGGCCTGCCGGGCGGCCGTGCGCGACGAGCCGTTCATCTACCCCGGCGCCGAGCGGGCCCTCGTCCGCTCCTACCTGGAGCGGCTGCACCGGGGCGACGGCCTGCCGGAACGGGCCATCACCGAGCGCGAGGAGGAGATCCTCAAGCTGGTCGCCGAGGGCCACACCTCCAAGGAGATCGGCGAACTCCTCTTCATCAGCGCCAAGACGGTCGAACGCCACCGCGCCAACCTCCTCCAGAAGCTCGGCATGCGCGACCGCCTGGAGCTGACCCGGTACGCGATCCGGGCCGGGCTCATCGAGCCGTGA
- a CDS encoding pyrophosphohydrolase domain-containing protein, with protein sequence MSSSPADLVREFHLAFGLDARSTPTEVSRELAAHRGELLAEEAAEVAEVSVLGPLDRLAHELADVVYVAYGTALVHGIDLDAVLTEIHRSNMTKIGPDGSVSRREDGKVLKGEHYEAPDVPGVLRRQGWAPGGDQRPPR encoded by the coding sequence ATGAGCTCCTCGCCCGCTGACCTGGTCCGTGAATTCCACCTCGCCTTCGGCCTGGACGCCCGCAGTACCCCGACGGAGGTCTCCCGGGAACTCGCCGCCCATCGCGGCGAACTCCTCGCGGAGGAGGCCGCGGAGGTCGCCGAGGTGTCGGTCCTGGGCCCGCTCGACCGGCTCGCCCACGAACTGGCGGACGTCGTCTATGTCGCGTACGGCACCGCCCTCGTCCACGGCATCGACCTCGACGCGGTACTGACCGAGATCCACCGATCCAACATGACCAAGATCGGCCCCGACGGCTCGGTCTCCCGGCGCGAGGACGGCAAGGTCCTCAAGGGCGAGCACTACGAGGCACCGGATGTGCCCGGGGTGCTGCGGAGGCAGGGGTGGGCTCCCGGCGGTGACCAGAGGCCCCCGAGGTGA
- a CDS encoding MFS transporter: MSHPLSDAQVPERTDADAPQSIRIRWVLVALLVIGGVVNYLDRSNLSVANTTVAKEFDLSSTQMGLLLAAFAWPYALANLPAGYLVDRFGPKRMYAWAAALWSLVSMLSATASSYGFMYAARVALGVAEAPFFTASLKVNQRWFAQHERALPISIVNTGSQIANAIAPPLLTTLMLLLGWRGMFVTIGALGVVLVLVWLRVYRDPTVREQVAILGEASAPPAPEAEAKAKAGWGQLFRQRNTYFMILGAFGIFYTVWVYLTWLPSYLETSRGFSLTATGWLASLPFLCGIAGVLFGGYLSGRLISRGVSAVTSRKIPIAGGAALAAAAVLPVAYVESTPLAMVLLSVGYFAAQVPIGCLWTLASDVAEPHQVASLGAIQNFGGFLGATLAPIVTGSILDATGGSYNLVFLVGGVLLLVGGSSYLFFVKDRRSPKESRA, from the coding sequence ATGTCCCATCCGCTCTCCGATGCCCAGGTTCCCGAGAGAACTGACGCCGACGCCCCGCAGTCGATCAGGATCCGCTGGGTGCTGGTCGCCCTCCTGGTGATCGGCGGCGTCGTCAACTACCTCGACCGCTCCAACCTGAGCGTCGCCAACACGACCGTCGCCAAAGAGTTCGACCTGAGTTCCACCCAGATGGGGCTCCTGCTCGCGGCGTTCGCCTGGCCCTACGCGCTGGCCAACCTCCCGGCCGGCTACCTCGTCGACCGCTTCGGGCCCAAGCGCATGTACGCCTGGGCGGCCGCGCTGTGGTCACTGGTGTCGATGCTCTCGGCGACCGCGAGTTCGTACGGCTTCATGTACGCGGCCCGGGTGGCTCTCGGTGTCGCCGAGGCGCCCTTCTTCACCGCCAGCCTGAAGGTCAACCAGCGGTGGTTCGCCCAGCACGAGCGCGCGCTGCCGATCTCGATCGTCAACACGGGCTCGCAGATAGCCAACGCGATCGCCCCGCCGCTGCTCACCACGCTGATGCTGCTGCTCGGGTGGCGCGGCATGTTCGTCACCATCGGCGCGCTGGGCGTCGTGCTCGTGCTGGTGTGGCTGCGTGTCTACCGCGACCCGACGGTGCGGGAGCAGGTGGCCATCCTGGGCGAGGCGTCCGCGCCCCCGGCGCCCGAGGCCGAGGCGAAGGCCAAGGCCGGGTGGGGGCAGCTGTTCCGGCAGCGGAACACGTACTTCATGATCCTCGGCGCCTTCGGCATCTTCTACACGGTGTGGGTGTACCTCACCTGGCTGCCCAGCTACCTGGAGACCTCCCGCGGCTTCAGCCTCACCGCGACCGGCTGGCTGGCGTCCCTGCCGTTCCTGTGCGGTATCGCGGGCGTGCTCTTCGGCGGCTACCTCTCCGGGCGCCTGATCAGCCGCGGGGTCTCCGCCGTCACCTCACGCAAGATCCCGATCGCCGGTGGCGCGGCCCTGGCAGCGGCCGCCGTACTTCCCGTGGCCTACGTCGAGAGCACCCCGCTCGCGATGGTGCTGCTGTCGGTGGGGTACTTCGCAGCGCAGGTGCCGATCGGCTGTCTGTGGACCCTGGCGTCCGACGTCGCCGAGCCGCACCAGGTGGCCTCGCTGGGTGCCATCCAGAACTTCGGCGGGTTCCTCGGCGCGACGCTGGCTCCGATCGTCACCGGGAGCATCCTGGATGCCACGGGAGGCAGCTACAACCTCGTCTTCCTGGTCGGCGGGGTGCTGCTGCTGGTCGGCGGTTCCTCGTACCTGTTCTTCGTCAAGGACCGCAGGTCCCCGAAGGAGAGCCGCGCATGA
- a CDS encoding response regulator transcription factor — protein MRLLLVEDDNHVAAALSAVLARHGFDVTHARSGEEALQALVPESDCFGVVLLDLGLPDQDGYEVCGKIRKRTATPVIMVTARSDVRSRIHGLNLGADDYVVKPYDTGELLARIHAVSRRTSHEDTSSGIETELRLGPVHIELPTRRVSVDGAVVQLTRKEFDLLALLAQRPGVVFRREQIISEVWRTSWEGTGRTLEVHVASLRAKLRMPALIETVRGVGYRLVAPAG, from the coding sequence ATGAGACTGCTGCTCGTCGAGGACGACAACCACGTCGCCGCCGCCCTGTCGGCTGTCCTGGCGCGGCACGGATTCGACGTCACGCACGCGCGCAGCGGTGAGGAGGCCCTCCAGGCCCTCGTCCCCGAGAGCGACTGCTTCGGCGTCGTCCTCCTCGACCTCGGCCTGCCCGACCAGGACGGGTACGAGGTCTGCGGCAAGATCCGCAAACGCACCGCCACCCCAGTGATCATGGTCACCGCCCGCTCCGACGTCCGCTCCCGCATCCACGGCCTCAACCTGGGCGCCGACGACTACGTGGTGAAGCCGTACGACACCGGGGAGCTGCTCGCCCGCATCCACGCCGTGAGCCGGCGCACCTCCCACGAGGACACCTCCAGCGGCATCGAGACCGAGCTGCGCCTCGGGCCCGTGCACATAGAGCTGCCCACCCGCCGGGTCAGCGTCGACGGGGCGGTGGTCCAGCTGACCCGCAAGGAGTTCGATCTGCTGGCCCTGCTCGCGCAGCGGCCCGGGGTGGTCTTCCGCCGGGAGCAGATCATCAGCGAGGTGTGGCGGACGAGCTGGGAGGGGACCGGGCGCACCCTGGAGGTGCATGTGGCGTCCCTGCGCGCCAAGCTGCGCATGCCGGCGCTCATCGAGACCGTACGCGGGGTCGGCTACCGGCTCGTCGCGCCTGCCGGTTAG
- a CDS encoding bifunctional 4-hydroxy-2-oxoglutarate aldolase/2-dehydro-3-deoxy-phosphogluconate aldolase, translating to MVTKFQSLDAIVRTGALLIVRLDSAEEALAVSEAAIEGGVRALEITLSVPGALDVISKLSERYGKDGVVIGAGTVLDEQAAHACVSAGANLLVSPNLNPAMIAAANRYQAVTVSGAFTPTEIVDTMQAGADIVKLFPAEFMGPDYVRTVKAPLPQAPLMPAGGVSPDNVKAWFDAGVVAVGVGSSVTKAARPDGDYRRVTEAARTVLRSIEEARA from the coding sequence ATGGTAACGAAGTTTCAATCCCTTGACGCGATCGTCCGCACCGGAGCCCTGCTGATCGTCCGGCTGGACAGCGCGGAAGAGGCCTTGGCCGTGTCCGAGGCGGCGATCGAGGGCGGTGTGCGCGCACTGGAGATCACGCTCTCGGTGCCGGGCGCGCTGGACGTCATCTCGAAGCTGTCCGAGCGCTACGGCAAGGACGGCGTGGTCATCGGCGCCGGGACGGTCCTGGACGAGCAGGCGGCCCACGCCTGTGTCTCGGCCGGGGCGAATCTGCTGGTGAGTCCGAATCTGAACCCGGCGATGATCGCGGCCGCCAACCGCTATCAGGCCGTCACGGTCAGCGGTGCCTTCACCCCGACGGAGATCGTCGACACGATGCAGGCGGGCGCCGACATCGTGAAGCTCTTCCCCGCCGAGTTCATGGGCCCCGACTACGTCCGGACCGTCAAGGCTCCCCTCCCCCAGGCACCGCTCATGCCTGCGGGCGGCGTCTCGCCCGACAACGTCAAGGCGTGGTTCGACGCCGGTGTCGTCGCGGTCGGCGTCGGCAGCTCCGTGACCAAGGCCGCCCGTCCCGACGGTGACTACCGGCGCGTGACCGAAGCGGCCCGGACCGTCCTGCGGTCCATCGAAGAAGCCCGGGCCTGA
- a CDS encoding DeoR/GlpR family DNA-binding transcription regulator: protein MVRAPLIPEQRHQELLRLLRSTGVLSIRELMTRLDVSHMTVRRDIAALEKSGQVVSVQGGVRLADWTGHAPPRERASRAELELPRKQAIAETAAGLVEDGMAVFLDAGTTCQSTVPFLAGRKDLTVVTNDFHAAIALCGHPEIRAIHTGGEIDVSSGSSSGPLAAQAIGALNIDICFLSAGSWDLAHGVTSPSTDKVLLKQTVMRAATSVALLADSTKWGIVERFNVTPLNGLDTIVTDDGLPPEVVDRVLEEGPSVLQAS from the coding sequence ATGGTCAGGGCCCCGCTGATTCCGGAACAGCGGCACCAGGAGCTGCTGCGCCTGCTGCGGAGCACCGGCGTGCTGAGCATCCGGGAGCTCATGACGCGGCTGGACGTCTCCCACATGACGGTGCGCCGTGACATCGCTGCCTTGGAGAAGAGCGGCCAGGTGGTCTCCGTCCAGGGCGGCGTCAGGCTCGCGGACTGGACGGGGCACGCCCCGCCCCGCGAGCGGGCGTCCCGGGCCGAGCTGGAACTTCCCCGCAAGCAGGCCATCGCCGAGACCGCGGCGGGCCTCGTCGAGGACGGCATGGCGGTCTTCCTCGACGCGGGAACGACCTGTCAGTCCACCGTCCCGTTCCTGGCCGGCCGCAAGGACCTCACCGTCGTCACCAACGACTTCCACGCCGCGATCGCCCTCTGCGGCCATCCGGAGATCCGCGCCATTCACACCGGGGGCGAGATCGACGTGTCCAGCGGATCGAGCAGCGGTCCGCTCGCCGCCCAGGCTATCGGGGCGCTGAACATCGACATCTGCTTCCTGAGCGCGGGCTCCTGGGACCTGGCCCACGGCGTGACCAGTCCCTCGACCGACAAGGTGCTGCTCAAGCAGACCGTGATGCGGGCGGCGACCTCGGTCGCCCTGCTCGCCGACAGCACGAAGTGGGGCATCGTCGAGCGGTTCAACGTGACCCCCCTGAACGGGCTCGACACCATCGTGACGGACGACGGTCTGCCGCCCGAGGTCGTCGACCGCGTCCTCGAAGAGGGACCGTCGGTGCTCCAGGCGTCCTGA
- a CDS encoding cation:proton antiporter regulatory subunit, producing MSAPRLRATPLPGIGVQYDLETREHRHLSVVAHRDGTRTVNMYRADDPDSCAHSLRLTSSEAGSLIDALKPSHHSPSLLYTTDLGLVAERIEVAATSRWNGRVLGDMKMRTETGASVVAVLRRAEAIPSPAPDFRLAGGDTLIVVGTREGVDAAATILGRE from the coding sequence GTGTCAGCTCCGCGCCTGAGGGCGACGCCGCTGCCGGGTATCGGGGTCCAGTACGACCTGGAGACCCGGGAACACCGCCATCTGTCGGTGGTGGCGCACCGCGACGGCACGCGCACGGTGAACATGTACCGGGCCGACGATCCCGACTCCTGCGCGCATTCGCTGCGGCTGACCAGCTCGGAGGCGGGTTCGCTGATCGACGCGCTGAAGCCGTCCCACCACAGTCCGAGCCTGCTGTACACCACGGACCTGGGGCTGGTGGCCGAGCGGATCGAGGTGGCCGCGACCTCGCGCTGGAACGGGCGGGTGCTGGGCGACATGAAGATGCGGACGGAGACCGGCGCGTCGGTCGTGGCGGTGCTGCGCCGGGCCGAGGCCATTCCGTCGCCCGCGCCGGACTTCCGGCTGGCGGGCGGTGACACGCTGATCGTCGTCGGGACCCGTGAGGGCGTCGACGCCGCCGCGACCATACTCGGGCGGGAGTGA